The following coding sequences are from one Pseudomonas mendocina window:
- a CDS encoding DUF1289 domain-containing protein, whose amino-acid sequence MAKDIENPCVSLCQLNSELCVSCGRTREEIRKWRGMKRPEKMACVQKAAVRVKAIAKKKGKG is encoded by the coding sequence GTGGCCAAGGACATTGAGAACCCCTGCGTGTCGCTGTGTCAGCTCAACAGCGAGCTGTGCGTCAGTTGCGGGCGCACGCGCGAGGAAATCCGCAAATGGCGGGGCATGAAACGCCCCGAGAAGATGGCCTGCGTGCAGAAGGCTGCGGTGCGGGTGAAGGCGATTGCCAAGAAGAAAGGCAAAGGCTAG
- a CDS encoding GNAT family N-acetyltransferase, translated as MFTLTHLNTPPPESLKSQVLQMVVDYFSDISPVPLTPSNPLYQLYQYVIGYEVHLHLQAMNGEADSPAQLLLALDDEDPSQVLGFTLYLPSQDDPEACTLSYMAVQASHRQLGVARAMLRQLIERRPHVELTCVASKVPYFETMGFQVLAAHGSQVLMNTRDQRSDGMVAVQDLAPVFQSTEVRQIHAYLLKQHGKQAMSEAETQRDHYLDQLAYEAQQLVRERLTPTVH; from the coding sequence ATGTTCACCCTCACCCACCTGAACACCCCACCACCCGAATCCCTGAAAAGCCAGGTGCTGCAAATGGTGGTGGATTACTTCAGCGATATCAGCCCGGTGCCGCTGACGCCCAGCAACCCGCTCTATCAGTTGTACCAGTACGTGATCGGCTACGAAGTGCATCTACATCTTCAGGCCATGAATGGTGAAGCGGATAGCCCCGCGCAGTTGCTGCTGGCTCTGGATGATGAAGACCCGTCCCAGGTGCTGGGTTTCACTCTTTATCTACCCAGCCAGGATGACCCCGAAGCCTGCACCCTGAGCTATATGGCCGTACAGGCCAGCCACCGCCAGCTTGGTGTCGCAAGGGCCATGCTGCGGCAACTCATCGAGCGCAGGCCGCATGTCGAACTGACGTGCGTGGCAAGCAAGGTGCCCTACTTCGAAACGATGGGGTTTCAGGTGCTGGCCGCGCATGGCTCGCAGGTGCTGATGAATACCCGTGACCAGCGCTCCGACGGTATGGTGGCGGTGCAGGATCTGGCTCCGGTGTTTCAGTCCACCGAAGTGCGTCAGATTCACGCCTACCTGCTAAAGCAGCACGGTAAGCAGGCAATGAGTGAGGCAGAAACACAGCGTGACCATTACCTCGATCAGTTGGCCTACGAGGCTCAACAACTCGTACGCGAGCGTCTCACGCCAACCGTTCACTAG
- a CDS encoding DUF4952 domain-containing protein codes for MNRLISGLLFLVLSALVGCAQAELRCEDFLAKLSDKPGFVELLECTQDIDAQGKPFVARYRVKGSDAREAEQYMSRHFGQPALRYICCGWDSTPYFYRDETTQLGYMLGMGSEETPVNKRDSWPEITFFYINVSLATEEP; via the coding sequence ATGAATCGGTTGATCAGCGGGCTTCTTTTTCTGGTGCTGTCGGCGCTGGTTGGTTGTGCGCAAGCGGAACTGCGCTGCGAGGACTTTCTCGCGAAGCTCAGTGATAAACCCGGGTTTGTGGAGCTTCTGGAGTGCACTCAAGATATCGATGCTCAGGGAAAGCCTTTCGTCGCCCGCTATCGCGTAAAGGGCTCGGATGCACGTGAGGCCGAACAGTACATGAGTCGTCACTTCGGTCAGCCAGCGCTTCGATACATCTGTTGTGGTTGGGATTCAACGCCTTACTTTTATCGTGATGAAACGACGCAGTTGGGGTACATGCTCGGCATGGGATCCGAGGAGACGCCTGTAAACAAACGTGATTCCTGGCCAGAGATAACGTTTTTCTACATCAATGTTTCTCTGGCGACTGAAGAGCCTTGA